One genomic window of Monodelphis domestica isolate mMonDom1 chromosome 1, mMonDom1.pri, whole genome shotgun sequence includes the following:
- the PSMB5 gene encoding proteasome subunit beta type-5 encodes MALASVLERPLPVNGVGFFGLGGRSDLLDLGPGSPGDGLSLAAPGWGAPDEPGIELLHGTTTLAFKFRHGVIVAVDSRATAGAYIASQTVKKVIEINPYLLGTMAGGAADCSFWERLLARQCRIYELRNKERISVAAASKLLANMVYQYKGMGLSMGTMICGWDKRGPGLYYVDSEGNRISGVTFSVGSGSVYAYGVMDRGYSFDLSVEDAYDLARRAIYQATYRDAYSGGVVNLYHVREDGWIRVSSDNVADLNDKYRGTSL; translated from the exons ATGGCGCTGGCCAGCGTGTTGGAGAGGCCTCTGCCTGTGAATGGTGTCGGGTTTTTCGGGCTCGGGGGTCGCTCAGACCTGCTGGATCTGGGTCCTGGAAGTCCCGGGGATGGACTGTCCTTGGCGGCTCCGGGCTGGGGCGCCCCAGACGAACCGGGGATCGAGCTTCTTCACGGAACTACCACTCTGGCCTTCAAG TTTCGGCATGGCGTGATTGTTGCAGTGGACTCACGCGCCACAGCTGGTGCTTATATTGCTTCCCAGACAGTAAAGAAGGTGATCGAGATCAACCCTTACCTGCTAGGCACCATGGCTGGGGGAGCTGCAGATTGCAGCTTCTGGGAGCGCCTACTAGCCCGGCAGTGCCGCATCTATGAGCTCCGAAACAAGGAGCGGATCTCTGTGGCTGCTGCCTCGAAGCTGCTTGCCAACATGGTCTATCAGTACAAAGGCATGGGGCTGTCCATGGGTACCATGATTTGTGGCTGGGATAAGAGAGGGCCTG GCCTGTACTATGTGGACAGTGAGGGAAACCGTATCTCTGGAGTCACCTTTTCTGTGGGTTCTGGTTCTGTCTACGCTTATGGGGTTATGGACCGGGGCTACTCATTTGATCTAAGCGTGGAAGATGCCTATGACCTGGCCCGGAGAGCCATCTACCAGGCTACCTATCGGGATGCCTACTCAGGAGGTGTGGTCAACCTTTACCATGTCCGAGAAGATGGCTGGATCCGTGTCTCCAGTGACAATGTAGCTGATCTGAATGACAAGTATCGGGGAACCAGCCTCTGA